From Bombyx mori chromosome 18, ASM3026992v2:
CTAAGCTTAGTTACTGTCGTTGCACCGTGCCCCCGCAGAGGAACAGGTGGTTTAAGTGCAATAGTCGTTATGCTATTAGCCATGTCAATAAACTGCCTTTAGCTCTCACTGCTTTTGTATTTATTGCTCACGGCTTGCCGCCCGTGTGTTTGAATTAATGTTGAAAACGTCAGCTTCAAACCTGTTCGTCTCTAAATGCGATTGCGGTAGATCAATATCCCTCCTAAGTAGATAATGATACGGTTGTTTGCAACCAGCCACACCTTGCAGCCGACGCAGCTTTGAACGAAAATAACTCGATTCATAATAACTGTTCTTTAGTCTTCTTGTCTATGCCATAAATGACATGACATCAATGACCTAAGTTAAAGCTTAGCTCCTTCTTGAGGATGGTTTTTTAAGATTAAGTTTTTAAATGTTCTTTAATTCTGACCTTTATAAGAGTTCTCACATATCAGTTGACCGCGGGTTTACAGTTCTAAAATGCTACCAACCCGACAAAAAATGTGATGATTACGATATTATACACATAGGCTTACAGATATATACAAGTTCAGAGCAGCGAAAACAGTTAGTAGGTAATTGggttattaaatcaaaatatgaGATGAATGTACTAACTTCACGTGTAGCACTGATCGAGCAGAATCACGGCAGCACAGTAgaatatctaaatatattttaattaacacttaacaccagatgggctgtgagctcgtccacccatataagcaataaaagaaaaagaaaaaaaattatgacattTTAAACTAAATGAGTCAAAATTGCTGTGTGTGCAATTTTGAAGTTGAAACTATATTAGCAATTTTGATAGCATGAAACTATGTTGATAATTTTCGTTAAATAAATGGATACAGGTCGAGCAAATAAAAGCTTGTAAAAAGTCGGTACCACTGCCTCGTCTCAGTCTCAGTCTCAGCATGAAAGAGCGCTCATCAGATCGAGAGGTGAAAGCACCAGTATCATGGTAATGAACATTAAATGAATAGGAATCACCAATTTTCATTGGAAGCACCAAGAGGGGAGATTTATATTCATTGTTTTATGTTCACAAAACAGCGATTCTGACTTCTTCATGTGCAACGAGTCGTATGTTTTACACCATTTGCGATCGAGGAAGGCAAGTAGTGATAATTTATATGCTATTGTTTCCAAGACTGATATAACccacattgagtttctcgccgggtcgcgataccgatcctgtggtagattttgcgaagtcTTGCTCTTATTAGGGCCAGTGTCAGTacattctctcagattgagccccgtgagctcacttaccagaCAAAACGTAGCTGGAACAACACTTTAGGCTACCGTCGAACAGGTTTCGAACaagtcgtcgtgtcctaaaggataagacgtccgttgcattcgtacctagcgatgcaaccgtgttcgaatcccgcaggccggtaccaatttttctaatgaaatacgtactcaacaaatgttcacgattgacttccacggtgaaggaataacatcgtgtaataaaaatcaaacctgaaaaattataatttgcgtaattactggtggtaggacctcttttgagtccgcacgggtaggaaccaccacctcacctatttctgccgtgaagcagtaatgcgtttcggtttgaagggtggggcaactgttgtaactatactgagaccttagaacttatatttcaatgtgggtggcgcatttacgttgtagatctctatgggctccagtaaccacttaacagcaggtgggcagtgagctcgtccatccatctaagcaataaaaaaaaggtaggaaaaaatgatATCGGCCGAGGTGAAACTACAAATAATTTTCATACACATAACGTGATCTAAGGTTTTCTTCTATGTCATAGGTACCCGAGTAACAAAgatcaggaaagaaaaaaaaatattaaaaaaaacacataaatctGTGTTTAATTTTGCAGGCATATTAACACGTGTCAGAGCTGTCAATGGTCCCCCAACATAGGCTAATTAAAAGATATTGTAACAAAGAAGTCTATATTGAAGTAAGATTGTATCGTAATATTAAATGATCATTACAATTGTTGTTCTTTGTATCAACTTTCACTAATATTAatcagaaaaataataattgcttcAGAGCAAACTGTAATTTTTTAGCTGGAGCAGACGGCCTTCTTGTGGTCTAGGTGTTACAGGGTcccatttttttcctacttgtgctgatagccttcagaggttGAGGATTCagatttcagcttctccttgacgtgtaggtgagctcacggggctcaaaccgggagtgttgctaacactggccctagcaagagcagtgcttcgcagaatctactaccggatcggaaaaacgacccactgagaagatccggcgagaaactcagtgggctgtgtctatgagttaaatcactcgtcgagcccttcgtcacaagcgacggattcgacgaggacggtgaccggaatgtCCCATAGTCATGACCACAAAGTTATTGTAGCGAGGGGGCAAGTACTCGCACAAGACTAAGCGCGGCTCCAAATCGTATCTATACCTCATCTTACCTGACGTTTTGTACTACCTAGTATTACTGTCAATtcgtttttgtatttaatagcGTGTTGTGATTATTTCTTTGCTTTGTAAAAGTGTGCTTTGTAAAATAAACCTAACCGATACAAGTAATTAACCTCGCCATTGCTTATCTTCCATGCGCTACTTTACGTCAGATCTGTTTGaacattttatacaaaacagTAAATTGCAAATGACAGCAGGCTAGTACCAGccacttcattaaaataataatataataataaaaggaGTCAATTGGAATTTCCATGTCAGCCAACTATACACACACagttcacaatttttttatttttttattgcttagatgtgtggacgagctcacagcccacctggtgttaagtggttactggagcccatagacatctacaacgtaaatgcgccacccaccttgagatataagttgtaaggtctcagtatagttacaacgtctgccccacccttcacctcaaaccgaaacgcattactgcttcacggcagaaatagacagggcggtggtacctacccgcgcggactcacaacaggtcctaccaccagtaaaaacaaaatatccgAAACATAAATTGAAAGTTGTTAAGTACTTTTCAGAGATATCATATACTCctagtatatttattatatactgaGATTACTATATACTTTTTGCTTCCAAAGCAAAAGCGTTTTGTGTCACAGGGTTCGGGTAATCTTgtaaattagatttaaaatttaattattattgaaacaacgttttatttactattattacttgataatatataatatttacaattcaaatttaattattactgaaaCAACTTTTTATTTACCGTTATTACATGATAATATATTTTCACAAGAATTACATAACTTATCTGATTTTAACCGTAAATATTGAGCAACAAACATGAGACGTATCATCCTCGTCCCAAACGCGAACTTCCAATGGGAATTTGCCctgtaattaaagaaaaagGTTTACTTAATATCAGGGCATAAGACTTATTTTTTGGATAATATTAGACATAGGCTCTTCTGAATTGTGTAGCTACTTTTGCTAACGAGAGTTTTATGTTACCAGAGGCTCAGATATCGTGGTAGCTCATGTACAGATTGAGAAACATTTTCCTATTTTCCTGGTTTTATTgtctaactagcgacccgccctcgcttcgcttcggaaacattaaaacacacatgaaacaaaaaaaataaaataaaataaaattaaaaaaaagtagcctatgttcatcagggacaatgtcggtttctaatggaaaaagaatttttcaaatcggtccagtagtttcggagcctattcgaaacaaacaaacaaacaaatctttcctctttataatattagtatagacgtgCAAAACGCGTCACGAAGAAGAAAATGCAGATAAATTATCATGTACCAAAGCGATGAATAGAAATGAAGATATCGTTTATACattaagttattattgtaaGCAAAAGTTATGATAGAAGCACAAGCGTCTCTGATGATGTAGTGTGAAGGCGCAGTTGTTCTGTCGCTTTCACAAGTTTATGGGCAACATTAGAGGGAAGATTTTCCACTGAGCGGGTTGGATTTCTCGTTAGACCAACgttccgaatgttattgttcagAATTTGTGCATATGTAAACTTATCTTGTAATTATCGTAAGCTGTTATAGCTAGCCAAATTTCCAAAGAAATATCTAATTTGTAAAATTACGGTAATGGCTTTCACATTGTGTGTGATGTCTATGTGCCTTGGTAACATCTTAACACCAGATTGTCTGTGAGCTTGCTTAGTTGTTCTAACACCTTACCTAACACCGATAGTTACTATTTCAACAACAGTACCAACATTGCAAGCTTAGACCGCCTTTAATTGACTTAAAGGACCTGTTAGGAGGCGTTCTCCAACCATTTTATCACGTCATTTTTTCATTAGGGGACTTACTTTTGCGTAGTCTTCacctatacttaatattataaagctgaagagtttggtTGTTTGtgtgaacgcgctaatctcaggaagtacggtccgatttgaaaaattatttcagtgttagatagcccttattatataaattatcgaggtaggctataggctatataacatcacgcttcaaaatcggggtttttcccttttgagagtttCCACTgtgtgcgctgcggaaacggttcaagtttcgctaaaataatgtatgagagaattgttcccctttaaaagatctaaaaaaaagtccgaaACAGggtatgtctatatgttaaggttggctctctataacgttttttatgctaaccaaatttgttctaaaataaagccttattgtgaaggtgtttttataaagatgatattaatccttaaccaaataaatacgttatttattacaagtatttaattttagagTTATTTTCCCTTTAAGTCATTTgattttaatctatactaatataataaaccTGTTTAGCGTTTAGTTAAGAGTTTGCTTGTTCCTAGATAAACTTAATTCATTTATTAGGATTAAAACAGTTCCCTTAGAAAAAGTTTTACTTACAGAGGCGCGTTTGTCCACAGCCAACTGGAGTTGTATGTGTGTTCGCTTCCCTTCCGATAAAGTATTGTCCAGTAGGTCATTGTACTCTGCTGATCTCGTGAAGGTAGTCGAGAAAGTGTTTTGGTTTTGGACGTCTCCCTTTATGACTGCGTGCAATTTATTCGCAGAAAAGTCTGGAAATAAAACGAATTTTACGTAATTAAATACCTGGTAGTAAATATCCATTAAAAATCGTACCGAATGCATAATGccatattaattttatgattaGCTTATTTTTAGCTATTATTAAATTTGTCTGGTGTATTCCTCCTTTTCTTATGTTGTTTCTTGCTTgcctattgtttttaatttttttgtttctatgtttttgtttctctagtgtttttaatttgtttatattggtgAGGACCTTTAAatggctttttgtttctattttttgttatattattatactatgttaGTTGGCTGTTCGTTCTCCTTgtatcaacaaataaaaaataaatatttgaaagcgAATCAAATGGTGAAGCAGCGTCTGTTgtggatttaattattttttatatgtcaAATTGTAATCGATTTTTACtagaactaataaaaataatacaacttACGTGGAGTAACGTCTAAGCTTATGCTGTAAGGCTTATTCTTCTTGAGAGCGCAGAAGATCGGGCCTTCGCCACAAGGTTCAACCATCACGTTATGAACGGTACACAATGAAGTGTCCACTGAAAAACGTATGccatttgtaataataatagtaaataataggATTCATAATAACCTATAAATTAAATTCCATAATCTAAATGTCTAATCATATGCGCGCATATAAGAGTTTCGAGTTCTTTGGACACATTGCCAGAAAtatagttgaagtcgtcgtggcctaaaggataagacgtccggtgcattcgtatgtag
This genomic window contains:
- the LOC101744032 gene encoding uncharacterized protein LOC101744032; amino-acid sequence: MYAVFCLILISNYAFVQGEFVFKKKCRDVDTSLCTVHNVMVEPCGEGPIFCALKKNKPYSISLDVTPHFSANKLHAVIKGDVQNQNTFSTTFTRSAEYNDLLDNTLSEGKRTHIQLQLAVDKRASGKFPLEVRVWDEDDTSHVCCSIFTVKIR